CAAACGACTGGCGGCATTGTTAATCTATATACCAAATAGGCGAGTTCCTTGGAGCGGATCGGTCAACGGATATAGATCGATCACCACTAGGGCTTTTTCCGCATTGCATTCTAATAAAAGGTACCTATGAGGGATGACTGATCCTCGTCTTTTTACGTGCTCGGATTGTACGGTTAAGCATATCCCACTTAAAACTATCAAACCTTCCCCATTCTGATATCCACACAGTGCTACCTTAATTGACCGAATATATCCTTCATCACTAGATAAGTAATGCTATTAACGTAGCCTTTCTGAAACTTGTCCAGGAATCTATTTAGTCATCAAACAAAAGTTGCCTAGCCCTTTCTTTCCTCTACTTGCTATTCTTAATAACGTCAATGCAGTAAACAGAGAACCGCAGGGGCCTAACGTTCTCCTTTAATCTCTTGCGCGCTCACTACCACAACTATGACTCATAATCCAATGCCGTCTTCGTCATATATTTCAACCTTGCTACCTCTTCTAGGTTGAAAAACCTTGCAGCCGTCTAACTTCGTAGAGCCGTAGAAAAAACTTCCTGAAGCACCCTCAACTCATCTAATTACTTGTTACGCGCTTAAAAGTCGACTATCTCTAGTTCTCTGATTTTTTTGCCACATATAAAAAATCAAACATAAAATCAATAAATATCCAAATATATTCCTAACTTGCTAACCGCCTTGGAGGCATACTCGGCACTTCTTGTATGACATATATCCCACCTCCTCTGGATAATCCCAATCTAAAAGAACCCTGTCTTATCACTCAATAATCTAAACGCTCAGCCCCATATCCGAGTATTAAAACATCTGCTTAATCAATATCCATACTGAATGCAATAAGCACACTCGATGTCTCCAATAAACTAGCTAGTAGCGCCCTCGTGCCCGGGTATCGACTCTATCCAGCACCTTGTAGTACTCTCCACACGAATCATCCAAGACAATGATACAATACATTAAATGTAGTAGACCAATGAAAAGCCTTCTTATAATTGTTGAGTCACCCTTCAGCTATAGAGACTTTGAGCGCTTTGCCGTTGGCGAGTATCAAGAACTTGGTTACGATGTCTATTTAATCGATCTTTCTAGACTAATAAACCCAGGCCTGTATCAGTCAAGGCGGCATGTACAACTCTCAAAAGAAAAATACAAAATCCTGTCCCCCAAAAACTTTATTTCTGCATTTCGGCTAATACGCCACACAAATCCAGATTTTACGATTGACTACTCGCTCACGTCTTATCAAATTGGTCAACCATTCCTCACCAAAATAGGACTACTCATTACAGTCGCTTGCTTTAGCAAGCAAATTGTCATTGAAACAGGAAAGTTCCCCGACAAAAGAATTGCCACAAGCTCTACGACCAAAGCCAAAACCGCAAACTTTGCTCGATTCGTTATTTATAAGCTGATCAGCCTCATCTATGTTGCCTTTCCACCCTATGCCTTCTTTAAGTCTGGTTCTATTTCAACTACTACGATCGAAAAATACTCTAAGAATATTGTGTATGCCCATAACTACGACTTTGATATCTATCTGCGCACAATTGAAAGCCCACCACAGACACCACTAAGGCCATATCTGTTATTTCTAGATCAAAACCATGTAGGGAGTGATGACCACAAAATCTCCTGCCATCGCTCCAGTAATATTCGAATAATAGACAGTTCAACTTACTATCATGAAGTCAATCTAGCCCTACGTTCACTCTCTAATCATTTTGGTCTAGAAGTGTTCGTTGCGGCGCATCCACGTTCTGATCTTAGAGCGTTACGACTTGGGTATGAGTTCATGGTTGTGTCCGGCTCTACTTCCGACTTGATCTACAACTGTGAATTCGTTATGTGCCATGATTCTACTTCGATTCAATTAGCAGTTCTTCATCGAAAGCCGATTTTGTTTTTGAAGACATCCGATTATCTTAATCCCGACTATAATACCTTTTATGAGAATTCTTTCAACATCGATTACCTCGCGAAATCCCTGGGATCTCCAATCTTAAGCTCCACTCAAATCCAGAGTCTCTCTAAAATCGATCTTTTAATCAATCCAAGTCTTTACAAGAGTTTTGAGGCGGAATATATCAAGATTCCTGGATCTCCGCTAAGCAAATCATGGCAGATTGTCAATCAATTCTGCGACTCTCATTACCGCCTCTTTGATGTCTAATGCTGTTATTCTGATATTAGCCAATGATTACTTGTGCTGATCAATTTCATCTTGCAATCAGCATCAGTTAACGCTTTCGCATACTGCGAGGAGTTCCACTGCTTAAGTTATTGCAGCATCAACATTACTCATGTGATCGATGGTCAGACTTTCTTGTAGGTGGCTCCTTTGAGTTAGTCCAGTTACGGTTTTAGGGCGGCTTAGCCCATTGCGAAATTCATTCTCTTTGCGCACAAGCTCATGTGGTGGCTTAGTCGCTTGCCTCCACAGCCGGTCCCCTCGGATGGAATGACTGTTCTATGGCTGATGCATGCTCGTGTCACAGTCGGCATGCTGCGACTCCTGTATCGGTCTTTCTCGACTCGAGTTTCTTCATTAGAACTGACTTGTCGCTATGCCCGCTCGCTTCTCGATTAGTCCCGTCAAGTAGGTGGCGGTTTCGACATGTGGGTGATCCTTTTTCAGCTCAAAGCAGCGGGGTGCTGCCTGTATCTGGGTCCTTGTTGCCTTTATTGCTTTGCAACCACGTCGCCCACGCTGTCTCCGTTCATTGCGATCAGACTCAGGCTGACGCAGTACTTGGCCACAGCCTGGATGCGCTCCACATCGGCCACGGAGGTGCCGCCGAATTTCTGGACCAGCAGGGCCACGGGTGGGCGCGAGCGCGGAATCGACGATTGTCCTATGGCGCCAGTAGGAACCCGTCTCGGAAGGCATCACCGGGATCGGCTCCCCGCTTGAGGCTGGCTTCCACCTGCAGCAGTTGACGCAGCAAGGCGAGAAAGCGGTCCGGTTTGTGGCCTCGGATTTGTTTGCGCATCACGTAGATCCGTTTGGGATTGCCGATCCCGGCGGCCTTGGCGATCGCGTTGACATCGTTTTCACCTTGCTGATCTAGCAAACTCACCCAGAGCCAACCCCGGATCTGCCCGCAGAGGGTGGCCACGATCCGCAGGGCCGGTTCATTGGCCGCCAGCAGGACATCCACCAGGGCTACCGCTTGGGCGGAAGCACCCGCCAGGAGCGCATCGCCCACCTGCAGCGCATTGGTGGCCTGGCTGCCAATCAGGGCTTCGACCGCTTGAGCGGTGATGGCCTGCCCGGCTCCGACATAGAGGGAGAGTTTCTCCATTTCGCTGGCCAGCCGGGCGCTATTGCTGCCGATGGCAACGCTCAGGGCTTGGGCGGCGTCGGCTTGAAGCTTGAGTCCCAGCTCTTGGGCCGTGCGTTGCACCAAGTCCACCTGTCCGGATCCATCCCAGATCGCCGGCAGTTGAAAGCTGCGCTCCTTGGCCTCGCCGCTTTTGACCAGTTTTTGCAGGACTTTGGTGGTTTTGAGCCGCCCATCCGGTTTGGCGGCGTTGACCAGGACCAGATGGCATTGCTGCGCCACCAGGTTCAGTGTGGCCTCCAGTTGCTCCGCCAGATCAGCAGGGCACTGGTTGCAGAAGGGGCTGCGTTGCAACACGATCACGCGATCCCCTGCGCCAAAGGGGGCCGTTCGCGCTTCCTC
This DNA window, taken from Synechococcus sp. LTW-R, encodes the following:
- the holA gene encoding DNA polymerase III subunit delta; this translates as MPIHLIWGDDEAARSRAVETLVNSQVDPSWQSINLSRLDGNDANQAVQALEEARTAPFGAGDRVIVLQRSPFCNQCPADLAEQLEATLNLVAQQCHLVLVNAAKPDGRLKTTKVLQKLVKSGEAKERSFQLPAIWDGSGQVDLVQRTAQELGLKLQADAAQALSVAIGSNSARLASEMEKLSLYVGAGQAITAQAVEALIGSQATNALQVGDALLAGASAQAVALVDVLLAANEPALRIVATLCGQIRGWLWVSLLDQQGENDVNAIAKAAGIGNPKRIYVMRKQIRGHKPDRFLALLRQLLQVEASLKRGADPGDAFRDGFLLAP